One segment of Niabella beijingensis DNA contains the following:
- a CDS encoding acyl transferase, which translates to MKTWKDAIFSVDTGGFEALAKELFLFQYEQNAVYRNYADAIGRRPGTISRLEDIPFLPIRFFKTHAVTATDFTPEIIFESSGTTGMVNSRHLLKNDEIYIESFMRAFRQFYGDVTTFCVLGLLPSYLERGNSSLVFMVDHLIRESGHPQSGFYLNDLESLAGTLKKLEAAGQKTLLIGVTYALLDFAEQFPMSLQHTIVMETGGMKGRRRELVRAEVHERLMQEFKLTDVHSEYGMTELLSQAYSKGKGVFNTPPWMKIVLREEDDPLSLLNRPGRGVLNVIDLANVYSCSFIATDDLGLVHANGSFEVLGRRDNSDIRGCSLLAL; encoded by the coding sequence ATGAAGACATGGAAGGATGCGATATTTTCAGTGGATACCGGAGGGTTTGAGGCCCTTGCAAAAGAACTCTTTCTTTTTCAGTATGAGCAGAATGCAGTTTACAGGAATTACGCGGATGCGATCGGCAGGCGGCCGGGGACAATAAGCCGGCTGGAAGATATTCCGTTCCTGCCCATCCGCTTTTTTAAAACACACGCCGTTACGGCAACAGACTTTACTCCTGAAATCATTTTTGAAAGCAGCGGAACCACCGGTATGGTCAATAGCAGGCACCTGCTGAAAAATGATGAGATATATATAGAAAGTTTTATGCGGGCATTCCGGCAGTTCTATGGGGATGTAACAACATTTTGTGTGCTGGGCCTGTTGCCCTCCTACCTGGAGCGGGGGAATTCTTCCCTGGTATTCATGGTGGATCACCTGATACGGGAGAGCGGACATCCGCAGAGCGGTTTTTATCTGAATGATCTGGAATCACTGGCCGGCACCTTAAAAAAACTGGAGGCAGCAGGGCAGAAGACACTGCTGATCGGTGTCACCTATGCGCTGCTTGATTTTGCTGAACAGTTTCCCATGTCCCTGCAACATACCATTGTAATGGAAACAGGAGGAATGAAAGGCCGCCGCAGGGAGCTGGTACGTGCGGAGGTGCACGAACGGCTGATGCAGGAGTTTAAGCTAACGGATGTCCATTCGGAATATGGCATGACAGAACTGCTTTCCCAGGCCTATTCAAAAGGCAAAGGGGTCTTTAACACACCGCCATGGATGAAGATCGTTTTGAGAGAAGAGGATGATCCGCTTTCCCTGCTGAATCGTCCGGGACGTGGTGTCCTGAATGTCATCGACCTGGCCAATGTGTATTCCTGCAGTTTTATAGCAACGGATGATCTCGGACTGGTTCATGCCAACGGTTCTTTTGAAGTGCTGGGGCGCAGGGACAACAGCGATATAAGGGGCTGCAGTTTGCTGGCGCTTTGA
- a CDS encoding 5'-nucleotidase, lipoprotein e(P4) family gives MKRLLLLLLVTAISCSTTRHSARETQTAPALPVSGKLWGSLFQQKAAEYAALCHQAYNAAQASLDKTLSGPVSAKPRAIVTDIDETFLDNSPYAVYRAFQGLDYDSKTWQEWTSKGNAVPLPGSVAFFNYAASKGVTVFYVTNRGENERAGTMANLKRFNYPFADDAHLIMMQKESSKEARRQQIAARYDIVLLLGDNLADFSMLWDKKTTKERLQRVEENAAQFGTRFIILPNITYGGWEDAIYGNSHSLTPAQKDSAIKANLTGY, from the coding sequence ATGAAAAGGCTCTTATTGCTGCTTCTTGTAACGGCCATCTCCTGTTCCACAACCAGGCATTCAGCCCGCGAGACGCAAACCGCCCCGGCCCTGCCGGTAAGCGGAAAGCTATGGGGCTCCCTTTTCCAGCAAAAAGCGGCAGAGTATGCCGCCCTCTGCCACCAGGCCTATAATGCGGCACAGGCAAGTCTCGACAAAACCTTATCAGGCCCGGTATCTGCAAAACCCCGGGCCATTGTGACGGACATTGATGAAACCTTTCTTGATAACAGTCCTTATGCCGTTTACCGCGCCTTTCAGGGCCTGGATTACGACAGTAAGACCTGGCAGGAATGGACCTCAAAAGGCAACGCAGTTCCGTTACCGGGAAGTGTCGCTTTTTTCAACTATGCCGCTTCAAAGGGTGTGACCGTCTTTTATGTTACCAACCGTGGAGAAAACGAACGGGCGGGTACAATGGCCAACCTCAAACGGTTCAATTATCCTTTTGCGGACGATGCCCACCTCATTATGATGCAAAAGGAAAGTTCAAAAGAGGCACGCCGCCAGCAAATCGCTGCCCGTTACGATATTGTGCTGCTGCTGGGTGACAACCTTGCCGACTTCAGTATGCTATGGGATAAAAAAACAACCAAGGAACGGCTGCAACGGGTGGAAGAAAATGCGGCGCAATTCGGTACAAGATTTATTATACTGCCCAATATTACCTATGGCGGCTGGGAAGATGCGATCTACGGCAACAGCCACAGCCTTACTCCCGCGCAGAAAGATTCTGCCATAAAAGCTAACCTAACCGGTTATTAG